A genomic window from Aestuariirhabdus litorea includes:
- a CDS encoding EamA family transporter has translation MLLRDWVLALLVVVAWGFNFVVIRWGLDGVPPMLLGALRFLLVAFPALLFVRRPQLPLRWLFGYGITISFGQFALLFGGMHLGMPAGLASLVLQAQVLFTLLFAALLLKEPPRAEQWICIGVASAGLLLLALQGNNAGGATMTLVGFLLTIGAAASWGLGNIINRHIGSMGGVNLMGLVVWGALIPPLPFMALSLWLEGPAQVKETLLNLSGQSMLVLLYLAVVATLFGYRVWGGLLTRYSPGVVAPLTLLVPVTGLLFADLLLDEKLTPLQWAGIALVMLGLVINLLGGRWRQRATLGQRRLAP, from the coding sequence ATGCTGTTACGGGATTGGGTGCTGGCGCTTTTGGTCGTGGTGGCCTGGGGTTTTAATTTCGTCGTGATCCGCTGGGGGCTGGATGGGGTGCCCCCCATGCTGCTGGGAGCCCTGCGTTTTCTGTTGGTGGCTTTTCCGGCCTTGCTCTTCGTTCGACGCCCGCAGCTGCCCCTGAGGTGGCTCTTTGGTTACGGCATCACCATCAGCTTTGGCCAGTTTGCGCTGCTGTTTGGCGGCATGCACCTGGGTATGCCTGCGGGGCTGGCGTCACTGGTCCTGCAAGCCCAGGTGCTTTTTACCCTGCTGTTTGCGGCCCTGCTGTTGAAGGAGCCTCCCCGCGCCGAGCAGTGGATCTGTATCGGAGTTGCCAGCGCCGGGTTGCTGCTGCTGGCCCTGCAGGGTAACAATGCCGGCGGGGCGACGATGACCCTGGTCGGCTTCCTGCTCACCATCGGTGCGGCGGCGAGCTGGGGGCTGGGTAACATCATTAACCGGCACATCGGCTCCATGGGTGGAGTCAACCTGATGGGGCTGGTGGTGTGGGGGGCCCTGATCCCGCCGTTGCCCTTTATGGCGCTCTCGCTTTGGCTGGAGGGGCCCGCGCAGGTGAAGGAGACCCTGCTCAACCTCAGCGGCCAGTCGATGCTGGTGCTGCTTTACCTTGCGGTGGTCGCGACCCTGTTTGGCTACCGGGTGTGGGGCGGTTTGCTGACCCGCTACTCGCCCGGTGTGGTGGCGCCCCTCACCCTGCTGGTCCCCGTCACCGGCCTGCTGTTTGCCGATCTCCTGCTGGATGAGAAGCTGACCCCACTGCAGTGGGCCGGTATCGCCCTGGTGATGCTGGGCCTGGTGATCAACCTGCTGGGAGGGCGGTGGCGACAACGGGCTACACTGGGACAGAGGAGGCTAGCCCCATGA
- a CDS encoding flavodoxin family protein — translation MSIRKRLLVVSHTPSPNTRALADALLAGAQTDAPGVEVRLVAPLEAGPEDVLAADALILGTTENLGYMSGALKDFFDRIYYPCLEPKQGLPYALYIRAGHDGTGTRRAVETITTGLRWRAVQEPLICRGEFDPAFIDQCRELGMAMAMGLDAGII, via the coding sequence ATGAGTATTCGCAAACGCCTGCTGGTGGTTTCCCATACCCCGTCCCCCAATACCCGGGCGCTGGCCGATGCCCTGCTGGCCGGGGCACAGACCGATGCCCCGGGCGTCGAGGTGCGGCTGGTCGCGCCGCTGGAAGCGGGTCCCGAAGATGTGCTGGCGGCCGATGCCCTCATTCTGGGCACCACCGAAAACCTGGGGTACATGAGCGGGGCGTTGAAGGATTTCTTCGATCGCATCTATTACCCCTGCCTGGAGCCCAAGCAGGGGTTACCCTATGCCCTCTATATTCGCGCTGGCCACGACGGCACCGGCACCCGACGGGCAGTGGAGACGATCACCACCGGCCTGCGCTGGCGCGCAGTACAGGAGCCGCTGATCTGCCGCGGCGAGTTCGATCCCGCGTTTATCGACCAGTGCCGGGAGCTGGGTATGGCCATGGCCATGGGGCTGGACGCGGGCATTATTTAA
- a CDS encoding SGNH/GDSL hydrolase family protein gives MTEIALSLALAPLLLIQGIYTRLVTPKLPEALGDREGVKGAGQELGLLVVGDSAAAGVGARHQDEALIGNLIARLSPHFRVRWRLVARTGHDTREVLELLDQTPADSFDIAVVSVGVNDVTSRVSVERWIEHQEQLIQMLSTKFGTSHTLLSPVPPMQGFPALPQPLRWYLGRRAKQFNRQLRTFVSGRLNCTLLENDFPLVGEMIAEDGFHPSPKAYGVWADEAIKVILQLLQEPSTRTGDQPSAPATAPACAGVQYRSL, from the coding sequence ATGACAGAAATCGCCCTCAGCCTTGCCTTGGCGCCCCTGCTGTTGATCCAGGGGATCTACACCCGACTGGTCACCCCAAAGCTGCCCGAGGCGCTTGGCGATCGAGAGGGGGTCAAGGGGGCCGGCCAAGAGCTGGGGCTACTGGTTGTGGGCGATTCAGCGGCTGCCGGGGTGGGTGCCCGGCATCAGGATGAAGCCTTGATCGGCAACCTGATCGCCAGGCTGAGCCCTCACTTTCGAGTGCGCTGGCGTTTGGTTGCCCGGACCGGGCATGACACCAGGGAGGTCCTGGAACTGCTTGATCAAACCCCTGCTGACAGCTTCGATATTGCCGTCGTATCGGTTGGGGTTAACGACGTCACCAGCCGGGTTAGTGTGGAGCGCTGGATCGAGCATCAGGAACAACTGATCCAAATGCTCAGCACCAAATTTGGAACCTCTCATACGCTCCTTTCGCCGGTTCCACCCATGCAGGGTTTCCCCGCGCTACCGCAGCCCCTGCGCTGGTATCTGGGACGGCGGGCGAAGCAATTTAACCGGCAATTACGTACTTTCGTAAGCGGCCGGCTCAACTGCACGCTACTGGAAAACGATTTTCCTCTCGTTGGGGAGATGATCGCGGAAGATGGGTTCCACCCAAGCCCAAAAGCCTACGGAGTCTGGGCAGACGAAGCCATCAAGGTGATCTTGCAGCTTCTGCAGGAGCCGTCAACACGTACCGGGGATCAACCCTCTGCTCCAGCAACTGCACCGGCCTGCGCGGGCGTGCAGTACAGGAGCCTCTGA
- the urtA gene encoding urea ABC transporter substrate-binding protein, producing MVAGSSMVLAAETIKVGVLHSLSGTMAISETTLKDTMEMLVADQNAKGGLLGKQLEAVVVDPASNWPLFAEKARELIEKEKVDVIFGAWTSVSRKSVLPVIEELDSIMFYPVQYEGEESSKNVFYTGAAPNQQAIPAVDYLMNELEVERWVLAGTDYVYPRTTNKILEAYLKAKGVAESDIMINYTPFGHSDWQSIVADVKKFGSAGKKTAVVSTINGDANVPFYKELGNQGISAEDIPVVAFSVGEEELSGIDTKPLVGHLAAWNYFMSVESETNAEFIKNWHSYIKNDARVTNDPMEAHYIGFNMWVKAVEKAGTTDPSAVQDAIIGISVPNLTGGYATMAPNHHITKPVLIGEIQEDGQFQVVWETSGTVLGDAWSDFLAGSRDIISDWRAPLSCGNYNVKTGKCSGQNY from the coding sequence ATGGTTGCCGGTAGTAGCATGGTACTGGCGGCTGAGACCATCAAAGTAGGGGTGCTGCACTCCCTCTCCGGCACAATGGCCATCAGTGAGACCACCCTCAAGGATACGATGGAGATGCTGGTGGCGGACCAGAACGCCAAGGGCGGCCTGCTCGGCAAACAGCTTGAAGCGGTGGTGGTTGATCCCGCCTCGAACTGGCCATTGTTTGCGGAAAAGGCGCGAGAGCTGATCGAAAAGGAGAAGGTGGATGTCATCTTCGGTGCCTGGACATCGGTCTCCCGTAAGTCGGTGCTGCCGGTCATTGAAGAGCTCGACAGCATCATGTTCTACCCGGTCCAGTATGAAGGTGAGGAATCCTCTAAAAACGTCTTTTACACCGGCGCTGCGCCCAACCAGCAAGCGATCCCTGCGGTCGACTACCTGATGAATGAGCTCGAGGTCGAGCGCTGGGTGTTGGCGGGAACCGATTACGTCTACCCGCGCACCACCAACAAGATTCTGGAAGCCTACCTCAAGGCCAAGGGGGTCGCTGAAAGTGACATCATGATCAACTACACCCCCTTCGGTCACTCCGACTGGCAAAGTATTGTGGCCGATGTGAAGAAGTTCGGCAGCGCCGGCAAGAAGACCGCGGTGGTCTCCACCATCAACGGCGACGCCAACGTGCCTTTCTACAAGGAACTGGGCAACCAGGGCATCTCAGCCGAGGATATTCCGGTGGTCGCCTTCTCCGTAGGTGAAGAGGAGCTGTCGGGTATCGATACCAAGCCGCTGGTGGGGCACCTGGCCGCCTGGAACTACTTCATGAGCGTCGAGTCCGAGACCAACGCAGAGTTCATCAAGAACTGGCACAGCTACATCAAGAACGATGCCCGTGTCACCAACGACCCCATGGAAGCTCACTACATCGGTTTCAATATGTGGGTGAAAGCGGTTGAGAAGGCCGGTACCACCGACCCCTCGGCGGTGCAGGACGCGATCATCGGCATCAGCGTGCCCAACCTGACCGGCGGCTACGCCACCATGGCCCCCAACCACCACATCACCAAGCCTGTGCTGATCGGTGAGATCCAGGAGGATGGCCAGTTCCAGGTGGTATGGGAAACCAGCGGCACCGTATTGGGTGATGCCTGGTCCGACTTCCTAGCCGGTTCCAGGGACATCATCTCCGACTGGCGTGCGCCGCTCTCCTGCGGTAACTACAACGTCAAAACCGGCAAGTGCTCCGGACAAAACTACTGA
- the urtB gene encoding urea ABC transporter permease subunit UrtB, with the protein MSFSYCSACVTRRPLSLLAALLLCLAGLLSAPAQATPFEQGAELLKQGSLKKNQRAVELIAESEDPRALSLLLPLQEGQLYLHKPSKTLVLAESSDEGYQLLNALTGESMGTFPKRALKKIPINNRLRTQLKGAVAMLQLSSPDPALRLQSLQNMLVDVSTDHIDLLTRLQGKEQEPAVLDLISVALALAALESPQSAQRVEAANLLGDSLQPEVRNRLVALQTTESDKRVLAAINDSLARIEQRAELFGHMETLYFGLSLGSVLVLAAIGLAITFGVMGVINMAHGELIMLGAYTTYVVQQLMPDHIEYSLLVAVPAAFMVSALVGIAIERGVIRFLYGRPLETLLATFGISLILQQAVRTIFSPLNRSVETPAWMSGALEINSLFSLTYNRLYIILFCLLVFAALFWVLKKTRLGLQVRAVSQNREMARAMGVRSQWVDAMTFGLGSGVAGVAGVALSQLTNVGPNLGQAYIIDSFMVVVFGGVGNLWGTLVAGLFLGIGNKVLEPWSGAVLAKILMLIFIILFIQKRPRGLFPQKGRAAEN; encoded by the coding sequence ATGTCTTTTTCTTACTGCAGCGCTTGTGTTACCCGCCGGCCTCTCTCCCTGCTTGCCGCGTTGCTGTTGTGCCTGGCCGGGTTGCTGAGTGCACCTGCGCAGGCCACCCCCTTTGAGCAAGGGGCCGAACTCCTGAAACAGGGAAGCCTGAAGAAGAACCAGCGGGCCGTTGAGCTGATCGCGGAGAGTGAAGACCCCCGTGCGCTCTCCCTTTTGTTGCCCCTGCAGGAGGGTCAACTCTACCTCCATAAACCCAGTAAAACCCTGGTGCTGGCTGAGTCTTCCGACGAGGGGTACCAGCTGCTGAATGCCTTGACCGGTGAGTCCATGGGCACGTTTCCCAAACGCGCGCTCAAGAAAATTCCAATCAACAATCGCCTGCGCACCCAGCTCAAGGGGGCGGTGGCGATGCTCCAGCTCTCCAGCCCCGATCCGGCGCTGCGCCTGCAATCATTGCAGAATATGCTGGTGGATGTGAGCACTGATCATATTGACCTGCTCACCCGCTTGCAGGGCAAGGAGCAGGAGCCGGCGGTTCTCGACCTGATCTCGGTGGCACTGGCACTGGCCGCACTGGAGAGCCCGCAGTCGGCGCAGCGGGTGGAGGCGGCCAACCTGCTGGGCGACAGCTTGCAGCCAGAGGTCAGGAATCGGCTGGTGGCACTTCAAACCACCGAGAGTGACAAGCGGGTGCTGGCCGCCATCAATGACAGCCTCGCCCGCATAGAGCAGCGGGCCGAGCTCTTCGGTCATATGGAAACCCTCTATTTCGGCCTTAGCCTGGGCTCGGTGCTGGTACTGGCCGCCATCGGCCTGGCCATCACCTTTGGGGTGATGGGGGTGATCAATATGGCCCACGGCGAGCTCATCATGCTGGGCGCCTACACCACCTACGTGGTTCAGCAGCTGATGCCCGATCACATCGAATATTCGCTGCTGGTGGCGGTACCGGCCGCCTTTATGGTGTCGGCGCTGGTGGGGATCGCCATCGAGCGCGGGGTGATCCGTTTTCTCTATGGCCGCCCCCTGGAGACCCTGCTGGCGACCTTCGGTATCAGCCTGATTCTGCAACAGGCGGTGCGCACCATCTTCTCGCCGCTCAACCGCAGCGTGGAAACTCCCGCCTGGATGAGTGGGGCGCTGGAGATCAACAGCCTCTTCTCCCTCACCTACAACCGGCTCTATATCATCCTCTTCTGCCTGCTGGTATTTGCGGCACTGTTCTGGGTACTGAAGAAAACCCGTCTCGGGTTGCAGGTGCGGGCGGTGTCCCAGAACCGTGAGATGGCCCGAGCCATGGGGGTGCGTTCGCAGTGGGTCGATGCCATGACCTTTGGCCTGGGCAGCGGGGTGGCCGGCGTTGCCGGTGTGGCCCTTAGCCAGCTCACCAACGTGGGGCCCAACCTCGGCCAGGCCTACATCATCGACTCCTTTATGGTGGTGGTGTTTGGTGGCGTCGGCAATCTGTGGGGCACCCTGGTGGCGGGCCTCTTTCTGGGGATCGGCAACAAAGTGCTGGAGCCCTGGTCGGGTGCCGTACTGGCCAAGATCCTGATGCTCATTTTCATCATCCTCTTTATCCAGAAACGCCCCCGCGGACTCTTTCCGCAGAAGGGGCGGGCAGCGGAGAACTGA
- the urtC gene encoding urea ABC transporter permease subunit UrtC has translation MLLDKLFMNDRGGQWLIGTLLAITTAVTLLNLFAPEGSLFHVPTYTVTLLGKYLCYALLAVALDLAWGYLGILSLGHGAFFALGGYAMGMYLMRQIGDRGVYGNPELPDFMVFLDWKELPWYWSGFDSFGFAMLMALLVPGLLAFVFGALAFRSRVTGVYLSIITQALTYALLLAFYRNEMGFGGNNGLTDFKDLLGFSLQSDATRLVLFIASSLALIAGYLICRAVTRSRLGRVCVAIRDSEDRVRFIGYRVERVKLAVFTLSAALAGIAGALYVPQVGIINPNEFSPLNSIEAVVWVAVGGRATLYGAVVGALLINYAKSFFTMAMPEVWLFALGAIFVLVTLFLPNGIVGLLKRKEARA, from the coding sequence ATGCTACTCGACAAACTCTTTATGAATGACCGGGGCGGGCAATGGCTGATCGGTACTCTGTTGGCCATCACCACGGCGGTCACCCTGCTTAATCTGTTCGCTCCCGAAGGCAGCCTGTTCCATGTGCCGACCTACACCGTCACCCTGCTGGGGAAATACCTCTGCTACGCGCTGTTGGCGGTGGCACTGGATCTGGCCTGGGGCTACCTTGGCATCCTCAGCCTGGGGCACGGTGCCTTTTTTGCCCTCGGTGGCTACGCCATGGGGATGTACCTGATGCGCCAGATCGGTGACCGGGGAGTTTATGGCAACCCGGAGCTTCCGGATTTTATGGTGTTCCTCGACTGGAAGGAGCTGCCCTGGTACTGGAGCGGTTTTGACAGCTTCGGTTTCGCAATGCTGATGGCGCTGTTGGTGCCGGGGCTGTTGGCCTTTGTGTTTGGTGCGCTGGCGTTTCGCTCCCGGGTGACCGGGGTCTACCTGTCGATCATCACCCAGGCGCTGACCTACGCTTTGCTGCTGGCCTTTTACCGCAACGAGATGGGGTTTGGCGGCAACAACGGCCTCACCGACTTCAAGGACCTGTTGGGCTTCAGCCTGCAGTCCGACGCGACCCGCCTGGTGCTCTTTATTGCCTCCTCGCTGGCGCTGATCGCCGGCTACCTGATCTGCCGCGCGGTGACCCGCTCACGGCTTGGGCGGGTGTGCGTGGCGATTCGTGACAGTGAAGACCGGGTACGCTTTATCGGCTATCGGGTGGAGCGGGTCAAGCTGGCGGTCTTTACCCTGTCGGCGGCGCTGGCGGGGATCGCCGGTGCGCTCTACGTCCCCCAGGTGGGGATCATCAACCCCAACGAGTTCTCCCCGCTGAACTCCATCGAAGCGGTGGTCTGGGTGGCCGTCGGCGGGCGGGCAACTCTCTACGGGGCGGTGGTAGGTGCGCTGCTGATCAACTACGCCAAATCCTTCTTTACCATGGCGATGCCCGAGGTGTGGTTGTTTGCCCTGGGGGCGATCTTCGTGCTGGTGACGCTGTTTTTGCCCAACGGTATCGTGGGGCTGCTCAAGCGCAAGGAGGCCCGCGCATGA